A genomic window from Candidatus Binataceae bacterium includes:
- a CDS encoding phosphotransferase: FRWEFKEFFDLGCGTLHADPKALTPELDALAGELGRLPRVLSHRDYHGQNLFVKRQTGVSTLRVIDFQDALMAPAAQDLAVLLTTRDMAGLISPALERRLLDFYYAGLTRLGAETLSAKAFSRGYQLCVLQHAIKMMGRFLMFERSGKSGYAVFVPHTIDQVRRILGGPCATDFPVLARAFRAPQMESLQ, encoded by the coding sequence TGTTCCGGTGGGAATTCAAAGAATTCTTCGACCTCGGGTGCGGTACTTTGCATGCCGATCCCAAGGCGCTGACCCCGGAACTGGATGCGCTCGCGGGCGAACTCGGACGCTTGCCACGGGTCCTTTCGCATCGCGACTATCACGGCCAAAACCTCTTCGTGAAGCGCCAGACCGGCGTCTCCACACTTCGGGTCATCGATTTTCAGGACGCGCTGATGGCGCCAGCCGCGCAGGATCTGGCCGTGTTGCTCACCACTCGAGACATGGCGGGGTTGATATCTCCCGCTCTCGAACGACGGCTGCTGGACTTCTACTACGCGGGCCTGACTCGGCTGGGCGCGGAGACCTTGAGCGCGAAAGCATTTTCGCGCGGCTACCAGCTCTGCGTGCTGCAACACGCTATCAAGATGATGGGACGCTTCCTGATGTTCGAACGCAGCGGCAAATCGGGCTATGCGGTCTTCGTCCCGCACACCATCGATCAAGTGCGGCGAATTCTTGGCGGACCCTGTGCCACGGACTTTCCGGTGCTCGCCCGCGCTTTCCGCGCTCCCCAAATGGAATCCCTGCAATGA
- a CDS encoding NDP-sugar synthase — protein MRALVLSAGIGERLRPLTETVPKPLVGVGGRPLIHYPLLMLKHAGIREIAINTHHLPRAMEAALGTGARLGIDIIWAPEPTLLGTGGPLNGLRGFLGTGTFVIANCDTILDLELDEVIRFHRDRGALVTLAVARPENLDYYSHIELDSDACVRRIRLLKSRSPLSYDDFAREPLSEAGLDSFMYCGVIILEPAVLDRIPPSPPWSIMSGLIAPMVHEALPVMGFRHRGLMRTIDDLGTYEKVRAEFASNPPLLPFL, from the coding sequence ATGAGAGCCCTAGTGCTGTCCGCGGGCATTGGCGAGCGGTTGCGACCCCTGACTGAAACGGTCCCAAAACCGCTGGTTGGGGTGGGGGGACGCCCGCTTATTCATTATCCCTTGCTGATGCTCAAGCACGCGGGGATTCGCGAGATCGCGATAAACACCCATCACCTTCCGCGGGCGATGGAAGCTGCGCTCGGGACGGGAGCGCGGCTGGGCATCGACATAATTTGGGCACCCGAGCCGACGCTGCTGGGCACCGGCGGACCGCTGAACGGTCTACGCGGATTTCTGGGCACCGGCACCTTCGTGATCGCCAACTGCGATACCATTCTCGATCTCGAGTTGGACGAGGTTATTCGGTTCCATCGCGACCGTGGTGCTTTGGTCACGCTCGCCGTGGCCCGCCCGGAGAACCTCGACTACTACAGCCATATCGAGCTCGACTCGGACGCGTGCGTCCGCAGGATTCGGCTTCTCAAATCGCGATCGCCGCTCAGCTACGATGACTTCGCAAGGGAGCCGTTGAGCGAAGCCGGGCTCGATTCATTCATGTATTGTGGCGTGATCATCCTGGAGCCTGCGGTGCTGGATCGGATACCGCCTTCCCCGCCCTGGAGCATAATGAGCGGATTGATAGCGCCGATGGTGCACGAGGCCTTGCCGGTCATGGGATTCCGCCATCGCGGCCTAATGCGCACGATCGATGATCTAGGTACCTACGAAAAAGTACGCGCAGAATTCGCCTCAAATCCCCCGCTTTTGCCATTTCTCTAA